A single window of Mycolicibacterium madagascariense DNA harbors:
- a CDS encoding cell division protein FtsQ/DivIB, with protein MTEPTDTPTTEEAEADPAAQLDEAPDEAGTGEFEGPRRRARREREERRAAQERAIAIENARREAKRRVTARSSDEPKPPARGLIRGLKALMWSALVSVLVVGAGLLLYFTPIMSARVTQITGLVTLTQDEVEQAAAVAPNTPLLQIDTDAVADRVAAIRRVATVRVQREYPSTLRITIVERIPVVVKDYPDGPHLFDRDGVDFATAPPPPGLPYLDVDTPGPTDLPTLAALQVLTALRPEVASQVARIAAPSVASITLTLVDGRQVIWGTTDRTDEKALKLGALLTQPGTTYDVSSPDLPTVK; from the coding sequence GTGACCGAACCGACCGACACGCCCACCACCGAGGAGGCCGAGGCCGACCCGGCCGCTCAGCTCGACGAGGCGCCCGACGAGGCCGGCACGGGTGAGTTCGAGGGTCCCCGGCGCAGGGCCAGGCGCGAACGCGAGGAGCGCCGCGCGGCCCAGGAGCGGGCGATCGCAATCGAGAACGCCAGGCGCGAGGCCAAGCGACGGGTCACCGCCCGTTCCTCCGACGAGCCGAAACCACCTGCGCGCGGCCTCATTCGGGGCCTCAAGGCGCTGATGTGGTCGGCACTGGTGAGCGTGCTGGTGGTCGGCGCGGGGCTGCTGCTGTACTTCACGCCCATCATGTCGGCGCGCGTCACGCAGATCACCGGGCTGGTCACCCTGACCCAGGACGAGGTGGAGCAGGCGGCCGCGGTGGCACCGAACACCCCGCTGCTGCAGATCGACACCGACGCCGTCGCCGACCGCGTCGCGGCCATCCGCCGGGTGGCCACCGTCCGCGTGCAACGCGAGTATCCCTCGACGCTGCGGATCACCATCGTCGAGCGAATCCCCGTGGTGGTCAAGGACTATCCGGACGGGCCGCACCTGTTCGACCGCGACGGCGTCGACTTCGCGACGGCACCGCCGCCGCCGGGGCTGCCGTATCTGGACGTCGACACGCCGGGCCCGACGGACCTGCCCACCCTTGCGGCGCTGCAGGTGCTGACCGCACTGCGGCCGGAGGTGGCCAGTCAGGTCGCCCGCATCGCGGCGCCGTCGGTCGCGTCGATCACGCTGACGCTGGTCGACGGGCGGCAGGTGATCTGGGGGACCACCGATCGCACCGACGAGAAGGCCCTCAAACTCGGTGCGCTGCTGACTCAGCCGGGGACGACGTACGACGTGTCCAGTCCCGATCTGCCGACCGTCAAGTAA